cagggtggccacccattcgggaaatgcgggaaaacGACGGGATTTGGAATCCACCGGGAAAAATGcaggaaaaagccgggaatttctcccgaaaagtcgggaatttttggctcggtgaaagtctgttcaatgaagtttgaacaaaaaaggCGAAACAAGTAAAAATTGATTAACAGTTGATCATCAATCTCTTTCCGATtggcttcgaccgatttctaccaggtcgaaatggATCCTCCTACCGTgttggatcggttttgactagttttaacctgcttcattgaacaacgggAATAACCGTAACGAAATCGTTAATCCAGTATGCTCGTTATACTCACTCGAGAGATGTCAAGtcctattaaaacaaaaaaaaaaaggaaaacaatctgTTATAGAAACTATTGCAAATCGGAAGCGAGAGGCGGCCGAGGAGGCGAAACAATTGAAGCTTCTATCCGACGCTCATAGAGAGGAAGCatgatggacgaaaaaatttTTACTCGGCCAACGGCCAAATATTGACCTTttaaactattcggccaaacgaatattcggtcgaatactccagagagtttttaattataaaaccaagagcgattatttcattttccttatatttgttccattgtaatacccctcatgttttgaatcgatcatttccaatcATATGATATAACCATATGATGTATTACGAGGTCTTTTTCAGGTAGGGGTTTCTCTGAAattcaaaatgtctcaaagaattgaaaggacatcagatgacttgtcgctgctAGGGCGTTGGTTACCAAAGATATTTggatcctgtgaaatctggaacaaaacatgtcaaagcaggtgctaagcaatttgaaattgcttatttgatattcaATTATATGAAGGTCggatttgagcaaaatatcttcaaaatagtagtttcaaagaacgatgatttttaacttaaaaataccatactTTCCATCACACGTTTCTTCATGGTCGggcaattcaggacgatttttgaaaaaatataaaaacaaaggcAAATCTTAGAAATCTAGGTCTTAGTAggtggtttcaaaaataaatattcggatttttgttttgtttcctgttttacaaaatcgggaatttcatgttaacatgcgggaaaaagtcgggaaaTATGCGGGAAATCCAAAATGGATTTCGAGTGGCCACCCTGAGGAAATGATTAGTAGAACCTATGAACTATGAATTCAAAAAGGGTTCGAAACCTTGGCAGATGCTTTGAGGATGTATGTTAAATTGAGACTCAGACAGAGCACCTGACTGATatattgacagaaaaaaaaaaaaaaaaaaaaaaaaaaaaaaaaaaaaaaaaaaaaaaaaaaatcaggggaTGAATAACGCGAAAGTGttcaaatcccagaaaaaccaagaaaaaaaaaaaaaaaaaaaaaaaaaatgacagaaaaatactattgtaacattgagatctggggaccaaaaaaaaaggccgccaccttcaaaacttaggtgtccagacatttgcagaaatttccagacatttttttaaaattttccagacttttctgaaaaatagttggcaaccctgatCACAACTCAAAGGATGTGCCGACGTATCAGAATGTGATGGACTTCCTGAGAGACCAGGCGTTGGTTTTACAATCGGTTGCACCCAATAGGCATGAGGACAGCGATAATCGTCGCCAGCGTACAGCAGTGTACGCCACATCGAGATTCCAGAACAATTGTGTATTCTGTGGAAATTCGTTTCATCCAGCTTCTGCGTGCAGCAAGTTTCGAGCGATGACGGTGTCTCAGCGCTTCAGAGCTGCCAAGATGAAGCGGCTCTGCCTAAATTGTTTGGGTTCTGGTCATTTTATTGATCGTTGTACCAAGAAATCATGTCGCGAGTGCAACAAAAAGCACCATTCGATGTTGCATAACAGTTTTTCGAGTCAGAGCTCCGTTTCACAAAACCAGTCGACAGTCAACAGTCAATCGTATCGAAATGATAATCGCCCAGGACCTTCTGGACAAGGTCGTGAACATTTGTCGATCAGACAAGATCGAAATTCACATGTAAATCCTCAAGCACAACATAGTTCCACTAATTCCTACCCCGTAATACAAACACACATTCGCCACACTCAACCACAACACACCACAGACAATTCCTTTACCTTTAATGCGGCACCAATGCCGGAATGCGCTAAGTTTCGTTCGCTACATGTTTTAATGTCAACCGCTGTAGTGCGGGTTGAAGATCGTTTTGGAAATCATACGTTTGCGAGAACATTGTTAGATTCGTGTTCTGAGTTTTGCTATGTGACAAAAAGTTTTGCGAGAAGGTTGAATCTTCGGAGAAGTCACAACGTTATGAGAATCCAAGGTATTGGAAATGAGTCAGTTGAATCGAGTGAGTCAGTTGAGGCGAGAATTCGGCCTCGTTTGTCAGAAATATCTTCATTTTCGGAAGATATGAGATTCCATGTTTTGCCCAAAATAACAAGTAATCTGCCCATAAGAAAAGTTTCGCTCAATCGGTGCGAGATTCCCCAGAATTTAGTGTTAGCAGATCCGGAGTTTTGGAGTCCAGGTCCGATAGACATGATCATCGGGGCAGAATACTTTTGCGATTTATTGCGATCTCGGAAATTGAAAGTTTCGGACAATGGTCCAACTCTGCAAGAAACCGAGTTTGGTTGGGTTGTCTCCGGCAGAGTTTCTGATAGTTCCGTCGCAACATTGGAATCTCCAGTCAGTTCGGATTGTTTTGTTAGTTCTACAGCGAATTTGGAAGACATGATTGCTAAGTTTTGGGAGTTAGAATCATGTAATACTAACAGCATTTTGTCAGTTGAAGAGTCAGTTTGTGAACAGATGTTCAAAGAAACCACAATTAGGAATTCGGAAGGTAAATTTGTCGTCACCTTGCCGAAAAAACGTGGTGTTTTGCGTAACTTGGGTGAATCTAGAGGAAGAGCGATGAGTCGGTTCCTCAGTTTGGAAAGAAGGCTATCTGCAAAGGCAGAATTGAAGGCTTTGTATGCGGATTTTATCCATGAGTTTGTGTCTATGGGACATATGAAAGAAGTTTCAGATGATGTGTCAGTTGATATGTGTCAGAATTCAGTCAAAATGGGTCCGAATACAGTCGGAATGCGTCAGAATAATGTTCAGAATGTGTCAGAATTGAATCCTGTGTATTATCTCCCACACCATGAAGTATTGAAGCCGGAGAGTACAACTACAAAGCTACGCGTAGTGTTTGATGCTTCGTGTCGCACCTCAACGGGCGTTTCGTTGAACGACGCGTTGATGGTGGGGCCTACTGTGCAGAACGATTTGTTGTCGATCATCTTGCGCTTCCGTTTGCACCGATACGCCATCAGTGCAGACATCGAGAAGATGTACAGGATGGTACAAGTTCAGCAACCGGATCAACACCTTCAGCGAATTTTGTGGCGAGATACACCTGATGAACCAGTAAAAACGTTTGAGTTAACGACCGTTACATACGGAACTGCAAGTGCTCCGTATTTGGCTACAAGGTGCTTAAAACAGCTTGCTGAAGATGGATCAGCAAGTCATCCAATTGGTTCGAGAGTAGTCAGAGACAGTTTCTACGTCGACGATTGTCTAGTTGGAGCGGACAGTGTCGAAGAAGGCAAGCATTTAGTTGAAGAAACTACCGATCTCACCAATTCGGCTGGGTTTAATTTACGGAAGTTCAACTCAAACTCACCAGAGATATTGGCAAGCATTCCTGAAGATTTGAAAGAGAAAAAGTCAGTTTTAGAGTTCGATTCGTCAGATTCAACTGTGAAAACCCTTGGTTTGAAGTGGGACATAGAGTcagataatttttgttttagtatTCCCCATTGGAGGTCATCAAGTTCGCAAATCACGAAAAGAAGCGTGCATTCTGATGCAGCCTGTTTGTTTGATCCTCTTGGGCTCGTGGGTCCAGTTGTTGTGCAAGCAAAAATGATAATCCAGCAACTGTGGCGTCTCAAGGTTGGTTGGGATGACCCATTGGATGATCAGTATCAAAATCTATGGAAGGAGTACAAACAGAGTTTGATGCCATTGGAATCTTTGTCAGTACCTCGTTGGCTTGGTTTCAGTAAAGATTCTGTGTCAGTACAGTTACATGGGTTTTGCGATGCGTCAGAGGTAGCTTATGGAGCTTGTGGTATTTCCGGAGTTTCTATTGACAGTAAAACACGTCTTTACAGTATAATGTATAATCGAAGAATGTATTTTCACTAAAAAGCCTACTTTAATATTTACAATTGATGACCATGCTGATTTAGTGATCTCAACTAATCACCATATCTCGTTTAGTTTAAGCAAAGTTTGAGGTTTGTTGAACTTTCATGGCATAATCCTGGAATTTTGAAGACTTTCGACGTTCGCGATTAGTTGACGACCTTCCCCGGACTTCAGCAACGTTTGGTGATATTAATGGATTATTGATATCAGGTTCTGGTTCATTTGCTGATACTTCATCGTCATTCGTTATCGGTGCATTTATTGGCATAGGCTTCATCGAAATCTTCAATTTCAGAACTGGAATCCTGTTATAATGGTATTCGCTTCAAATGGGCTACATTTCGTTCGAATGATATCCCTGAATCATCTTCCACTACCGCTCTTGGACCCACACTTTCTGTAACGGTTAACTGTGTTTTCCCAAACTTAgttgataatttatttcatagAACTAGATTTTCCATTAAAACTTTATCCCCCTGTTGAATTTTTGATGTCTCAGCTTCACGACGAATGTGTTCTGTTTCTTTACCTTTATGCTTCCTCATGCGGTCTTGATCGCGATAATCAGTGAATGTTGGTGTAGTTTCCAAATCTTCGATAATTCGATAATCGAAATGTTCTTAAATAACAGAAATCTTTAGGAGTTTTCCCCGTAGTCGAATGTGGAATTGTATAGTATATCATAAGATAATCTTTAAGACCTTTTTCCTATCTCTACCGAAGGCATGGctaatttgaagtcttttcaataAATATCGATTTTGCCTTTCAACAAGACCATTTTCTTGAGGCCAATATGGTGCAGCGTGACTAAGCGTTATTCCATGTACTTTACAGAATTCTTCAAATTCATTCCCTACAAATTGATTAGCATTATCTAGAGTTATAGACCCGAATAACCCGGGtggttaaccctttccttcccatggtagcacaggtgatccacaacttcgcacagctcgcatttgaactgggcgctttggatcaacacaattttttcaccggatgtgtagatatgagtgaagaaacattgcacgaaatttgaagaaaatcggttcgctaggttttgcttggcaggtcaaaagctgcaaaaaaagtcggatttttttcgaatttaaatcaagtcgtcatttgttgttcaataacttgtcaagtttttataatttccttcaaataaaattactgacgtgcagaaggctgcttatgcaagcagaatcaaatgatggtttacttagattgcaactaaaacatataaatttttgagtaagtaaagtggatcactggtgatacactgggaacaaaacgtacttttcttcttgtgaagcttcttatcgatactcaagaaaatcatttcgtcaacaaaaaaaattcgcttcaggatagttatttcatctgctcaaatgaccacatgtctcgaaatgtttgtaaaagttcgtgattttctcgaacaactgcatgttttgttttccttgcgcaaagtgtcatggcggccattgttcaaggcaaaaatgaaaatttcaaatatttcaataaatagactatcgagggatgcgtatacaaaagaagtt
This sequence is a window from Uranotaenia lowii strain MFRU-FL chromosome 3, ASM2978415v1, whole genome shotgun sequence. Protein-coding genes within it:
- the LOC129752610 gene encoding uncharacterized protein LOC129752610, which produces MRFHVLPKITSNLPIRKVSLNRCEIPQNLVLADPEFWSPGPIDMIIGAEYFCDLLRSRKLKVSDNGPTLQETEFGWVVSGRVSDSSVATLESPVSSDCFVSSTANLEDMIAKFWELESCNTNSILSVEESVCEQMFKETTIRNSEGKFVVTLPKKRGVLRNLGESRGRAMSRFLSLERRLSAKAELKALYADFIHEFVSMGHMKEVSDDVSVDMCQNSVKMGPNTVGMRQNNVQNVSELNPVYYLPHHEVLKPESTTTKLRVVFDASCRTSTGVSLNDALMVGPTVQNDLLSIILRFRLHRYAISADIEKMYRMVQVQQPDQHLQRILWRDTPDEPVKTFELTTVTYGTASAPYLATRCLKQLAEDGSASHPIGSRVVRDSFYVDDCLVGADSVEEGKHLVEETTDLTNSAGFNLRKFNSNSPEILASIPEDLKEKKSVLEFDSSDSTVKTLGLKWDIESDNFCFSIPHWRSSSSQITKRSVHSDAACLFDPLGLVGPVVVQAKMIIQQLWRLKVGWDDPLDDQYQNLWKEYKQSLMPLESLSVPRWLGFSKDSVSVQLHGFCDASEVAYGACGISGVSIDSKTRLYSIMYNRRMYFH